A stretch of DNA from Candidatus Poribacteria bacterium:
CCGTGACGAACGCGAAGAACGCGAACAGCGCGAAGAAGACAGCCTGCGAGACGATACGGATGCGGGCGATCCTCATATCGTCACCTCGCGCCAGACTTGCGACCGCCAGTCACGGTTCCCCAGACCTCGCGAATGCGCCTGTTCGAGGTAACCGATGGTCTCAGGGCCCGTTTGCCGGATGCCCCGAAGCAGCTCGTAGCCGAACGCGTCGACCGCCACCATATCGACGCCGACGACTACCGTGTCGCCCGGGGCCACATCGCTCAGACTGCCGCCAGTCGGTCCGTTCCGTACCAGAACGCGCGTGCCGTCGAGCACGACGAGCGTCGGCTTGATCATGTGCGGGAAGTCGGAAATGATGCCGTGGATGTTCTGGTGGAACCGGTTCCGCCCGCCTCCGAGCAACCCGTACCAGTTCTTCATCGTCATCGACGCGTAGCACAGGTTGTGGTCCTTCAGCGGCGCGACGCCGATCACCTTCGTGGCACGCGCGAAGGGCCCGAAGAACATGGGCCAGGTGTCGGTGAGGGTCTCCCCACCGATGTAGAGCTCCTCGAACTGGCTCGCGAAGGGATAGGCGATCTCGGCTCCGGCGTCGAGCGCCGCCTGACGGATCCCCGACTTGTGGAACGAGCTCTCCGGCTGATTGATCGGGTTGTCGGTAACAACGATCTTGCGGGCTCCCGC
This window harbors:
- a CDS encoding DUF362 domain-containing protein; translated protein: MDRREFLKRVGSTGAVAIGAAIGGVMLHNRPVLDRVRRQTLPSFAVSLGANDVRMAVARGTQPDALLRAALGEMGGIGRFVKPNDHVVIKVNAAFDRPPRLGTTTSPEVLTAVVAQCREAGARKIVVTDNPINQPESSFHKSGIRQAALDAGAEIAYPFASQFEELYIGGETLTDTWPMFFGPFARATKVIGVAPLKDHNLCYASMTMKNWYGLLGGGRNRFHQNIHGIISDFPHMIKPTLVVLDGTRVLVRNGPTGGSLSDVAPGDTVVVGVDMVAVDAFGYELLRGIRQTGPETIGYLEQAHSRGLGNRDWRSQVWREVTI